CGCTGGGGCCTGGCGATCGACCATCAGACAAGCTGGAAGGGCCGCGCGGGCGATACGCGCCGCACTCGCCTCTACACCGTCATGAACCTCAGCTACGAATGGCTCGACGGCGCGGTAGCCGATGTGTCGGGAACGCCGATCGTCAATCGCGACCATCGTCTGTCGGGTGAATTGGGGCTTGGCGGCAGCTACAGCTGGGGTGACGACCGCTTCACCCTCTATACCGAAGTGTCGGGCGATACGGCGATCGCCGATTTTGGCGCGGGCTATACCCTGAAAGGTACAGCTGGGTTCCGGGTGCGGTTCTGATCACTAACCCGAATGATGCGGGAAGGTGGGTCGTTTACCCGTCTTCATATGAAAGCTGACGATAAGGTGGAGACGCAACGCCCTGACTTGTCTTGGCCGTCCGCTTCGCGCGATTCTCTGCTGAGGTCCGTGACCGGCGATGCTCGGTCTGGTCAGGGCAGGTCGATGAGCAAAACTTCCGCATCGGAATCGGCCTCAATCGACAACATGCCTTCCGACGTCAGCGCGGCGCCGTCGCCTTCGCGCATTTCGGTGCCATTCAAGCCGACAATGCCGCCAACGACCTGGACCCAATAGCCGCGCTTCGGGTCGAGTTCGCGTGCGATCGCCTTGCCGTCGTCGAGCCGGGCTATCGCCATGACGGTATCCTGGCGCAGCGTTAGCGATCTTTCGCGTCCGTCGCCGCTCGCGATGGTGACCCAACGGTTGCGCCCTTCATCGGCGGCGAAGGATTTTTGGTCGTAAGAAGGCGGGCCCCCGAACTCGAACGGGATGATCCATATCTGGAGGAGGTGGGCGCGTTCATCGGCGCTCGGATTGCGTTCGCTATGGCGGATGCCCGTGCCCGCGCTCATCCGCTGGACCTCGCCCGCGCGGATGGTCGCGCTGTTGCCGAGGTCGTCGCGATGCTCGATGGCACCCTTCAGCACGATGGTCACGATCTCCATATCTTCGTGACCATGCTCGGAGAGTCCGGCGCCGGGGACGACTCGGTCTTCGTTGAGCACCCGCAAGGCACGAAAGCCCATATGCTTGGGGTCGTTATAGTCGGCGAAGGAAAAGCTGTGCCAGGCGTCGATCTGGCCGCCCTGGTGCCGGCCGCGGGCACCGCGGTCCCGGAAACGGATCATCGTCATTCTCCCCCTTGGGAGCGCCACCGGCCGGGCGGCGCTCCGGGCTTTGTCAGGCCGCGTCGACGAGGACGATTTCGCTGTCCTCGATCGCGGTCACGCGAAGTACCTCCATATCGCTGATCGCGGCACCGTCGCGGGCATTCACGCGGACGTCGTCGATCTGCACCGCGCCCTTTGCCGGGACGAGATAGGCCTTGCGATCCTTGCCTAACGGATATTCCGCCGTCTCGCCCGCGCGGAGCGTCGCGCCGACGACGCGGGCGTCGGTGCGGATCGGCAGCGCGTCATTATCGTTATCGTAGCCCGAGGCCAGCGTCACGAACTTGCCCGAACGCTCACCCTTGGGAAAGGGCTTCGCGCCCCACTGCGGCGCTTCGCCGTCGCGGGTCGGAATGATCCAGATCTGGAAAATCTTGGTCGTGACGTCCTCCAGATTATATTCCGAATGGCGGATACCGGTGCCGGCGCTCATCACCTGCACGTCGCCCGCCTCGGTGCGGCCCTTGTTGCCGAGGTTGTCCTGATGGGTGATCGCGCCTTCGCGGACATAGGTGATGATTTCCATGTCGCGGTGCGGGTGCGGCGGAAAGCCGGTCTGCGGCTGGATCGTGTCGTCGTTCCACACGCGCAGATTGCCCCAGCTGGTGCGGGCGGGATCGTGATAGCCGGCGAAGGAAAAATGATGCTTGGCGTCGAGCCAGCCATGGTTGGCGCCGCCGAGGCTGTCGAAGGGACGAAGTTCGATCATCTTTTATCTCCATGGCGTACCGGGATCGGGCGCCGTTGGGCGTGATTTAGGCATTGCGGCTTCTTTTGTTCAGTGAGATAAAATTCACCGAAATGTTCGAGGAAATTGAATAGTGAACAATCCCGGAACCCCGACCCTCGACCAGCTTCGCATCTTCCTGGCGATCGTCGACACGGGCAGTTTCGCGGCGGCGGGGCGCCAGCTCAATCGCGCCGTTTCGGTGATCAGCTACGGCATTTCCAATCTCGAAGCGCAGCTCGGGCTGACGCTCTTCGAACGCGAGGGGACGCGCAAGCCGCAGCTCACCGTCGCAGGCCGCGCGCTTTTGTCGGAGGCGCGCGCGATCTCGGTCGGCATCGACGGCCTGCGCGCCAAGGTGAAGGGGATCCTCGACGGACTAGAGGCGGAGGTCGACCTCGCGGTCGATGTGATGTTGCCGTCCGAACGCCTGGGCAAGGTGCTGCGTGCCTTCGCCGTTGAATATCCGACGGTTCAGCTGCGCCTCCATGTCGAGGCGTTGGGTGCGATCACCGCGATGGTGCTCGACCGAAGGGCGATCCTCGGCTTATCGGGGCCGCTGGCGGCGGGGGTGGAGGGGGTCGAATGCGTCGCGGCGGGCTCGATTCCGATGGTGCCGGTGGCCGCCCCCGATCATCCGCTCGGCCGCATGGGCCGTATCCCGCCCGGGGCCGGACGCGATTATACGCAGCTCGTCCTGACCGACCGTTCGCGTTTTACCGAGGGGCGCGACTATTCGGTGATGAGCCCCAAGACCTGGCGGCTCGCCGATCTCGGCGCCAAGCATGCGCTGCTGCGCGAAGGGATCGGCTGGGGCAATATGCCGCTGCCGATGATCGCGCCCGACCTTGTCGCGGGGACGCTGGTGCAGCTCGCGATGCCCGATCATCCGGGCGGCACCTATCGTTTTGCGGGCGTTTGGCGCCGTGACACTCCGCCGGGGCCGGCGGCGTCTTGGCTGCTCGAACAATTCGTCGCGCTCGGCGAGAATGACGCCGAACTGGCCGGCATGATCGATCTTTAGAGTTTTAGCATCGCTTCGGCGCCGACCATATGGATTTGGCGAGCTGGGCCGGTGTCGCGGATATAGGAACCGGGACGAAAGGCTGACAATGAGGCGGTGAAGGACAACAGCGCGCTTGCCTGCCAGCCCGCCGAAATCTCGATCTGGTCGCCGATATGCCGGGCATCGCCACCGCCCGCGGGGCGGATGAGCCCGCCGGGAATATCATAGAGACCGTCGCCGCGGCTTTCGCGCCAAAAGCGCGCGGCAACCAGTTCGACCGTCACGCCCTTGCCGAGCTCGAAATCGACGCTGGGATGGACGTTGACGATGTTGCGCGGTCCGATCGGGGATAGCTCGCCGAAATATTTGCCCTTCGGAAAAAGGGCGTTGAAAGTCTGGATTCGGCCGTCGGCGGGATCGCGGTCGCCGCTTGCGATATTGGCCCGCAGGCGCACGCGCGGTTTGAGCGGAATGTCGGTAAAGCGCCAGGCGGTCTCGGTTGCGAGCGACCAGGCGCGGATCCGATCGCCATCGAAATGCCCGCGCTGGAGCATCGCTTCCCAGTTCCAGCCGAGGTTGCCGCGCTGGCCGAAGAAGCGCAGGCCGAAGGTGTCGCGCGTCTCGCGGCCGGTGCGACCGGCAAAGCGGGCCTCCTCATTCATATAGCCGAGCCAATAGGCGTCGATGCCGATGTCCGTGGCGGGCGCGAGCGTCGCATAGACCCCATCCAGCCGCCGCGTCGTCGAGGTCCGGTCGTCGAAGTCGCCGCCTGCCACCGCGACGGGCCGCAGATGGAATGCGTCTATACGGGCCGGGCCGTGGTCGAGGATGGCACGGACGCCGTCGAACGCTTGCGGAATGTTCGGACCATAGCGGATTCCGACGAGCCGTTCCGAGCCCAGCGCGACGAGTTCGCGTCCGGCCCGCACGGTCAGGTTGCCACTGTTGCCAAGCGGCATGCGGACGTCAGCGAAGCCCTGCAGCAGGTCAATACCGGTTTCGTCGACGGGACCCTTGCCCGCGCCGACGCCGCGTGCATAGCCCGCGATGCCCTGTACGAATACGCGCGCAGGACCGACGTGAAGATCGGCGTGGGGCATGACGCGGAGCCAGAGATAGCCGTCGTCGGGGGCGGGCGGATCGCCCCACAGATTGTCGTCGAACCCCTCGAACCGCGCCCGCGCTTCGCCGCCCAGCGTCAGATAGGCCGAGCCGTCGTCGGTCAGCGGCCGATATTTCGCCGCGCGCCATCCTTCGCGCGGTGCGTTCGACACCAAGGACCAATCCTCGTCGTAACGAAGATTGGTCTGCTGCGCCTCCTGCGTCCACGCCGCGAAAGGAAGCAGCGCGGCGAGGAGAGCGAGCGCGCGCATCAGCGGCGCGTGACGAAGTGACGTACGACCGGCGGGGCATCGCCGGTCTGGAAGGCGCGCAGCGCCTCCTGCTGCACCCGGTCGGCATTGGTCACTCGGTCGTGTTGGCGAAGGTGCTCGAGCCAGCTCTCGACGGTGAAGCTTTCGATCACCGTGCCGGGGTTGGCGGTATCTTCGTAAATGCCCCAGTGGATCGCGCCGTCGCGGCGGCGGATGCGGCGCATCTTCTGCATTTCGGCGAAAAAGGCGGGCACCTGCGCCGGGTCGATGCGATATTCG
This genomic interval from Sphingopyxis chilensis contains the following:
- a CDS encoding pirin family protein: MIRFRDRGARGRHQGGQIDAWHSFSFADYNDPKHMGFRALRVLNEDRVVPGAGLSEHGHEDMEIVTIVLKGAIEHRDDLGNSATIRAGEVQRMSAGTGIRHSERNPSADERAHLLQIWIIPFEFGGPPSYDQKSFAADEGRNRWVTIASGDGRERSLTLRQDTVMAIARLDDGKAIARELDPKRGYWVQVVGGIVGLNGTEMREGDGAALTSEGMLSIEADSDAEVLLIDLP
- a CDS encoding pirin family protein; translated protein: MIELRPFDSLGGANHGWLDAKHHFSFAGYHDPARTSWGNLRVWNDDTIQPQTGFPPHPHRDMEIITYVREGAITHQDNLGNKGRTEAGDVQVMSAGTGIRHSEYNLEDVTTKIFQIWIIPTRDGEAPQWGAKPFPKGERSGKFVTLASGYDNDNDALPIRTDARVVGATLRAGETAEYPLGKDRKAYLVPAKGAVQIDDVRVNARDGAAISDMEVLRVTAIEDSEIVLVDAA
- a CDS encoding LysR family transcriptional regulator, translated to MNNPGTPTLDQLRIFLAIVDTGSFAAAGRQLNRAVSVISYGISNLEAQLGLTLFEREGTRKPQLTVAGRALLSEARAISVGIDGLRAKVKGILDGLEAEVDLAVDVMLPSERLGKVLRAFAVEYPTVQLRLHVEALGAITAMVLDRRAILGLSGPLAAGVEGVECVAAGSIPMVPVAAPDHPLGRMGRIPPGAGRDYTQLVLTDRSRFTEGRDYSVMSPKTWRLADLGAKHALLREGIGWGNMPLPMIAPDLVAGTLVQLAMPDHPGGTYRFAGVWRRDTPPGPAASWLLEQFVALGENDAELAGMIDL
- a CDS encoding alginate export family protein gives rise to the protein MRALALLAALLPFAAWTQEAQQTNLRYDEDWSLVSNAPREGWRAAKYRPLTDDGSAYLTLGGEARARFEGFDDNLWGDPPAPDDGYLWLRVMPHADLHVGPARVFVQGIAGYARGVGAGKGPVDETGIDLLQGFADVRMPLGNSGNLTVRAGRELVALGSERLVGIRYGPNIPQAFDGVRAILDHGPARIDAFHLRPVAVAGGDFDDRTSTTRRLDGVYATLAPATDIGIDAYWLGYMNEEARFAGRTGRETRDTFGLRFFGQRGNLGWNWEAMLQRGHFDGDRIRAWSLATETAWRFTDIPLKPRVRLRANIASGDRDPADGRIQTFNALFPKGKYFGELSPIGPRNIVNVHPSVDFELGKGVTVELVAARFWRESRGDGLYDIPGGLIRPAGGGDARHIGDQIEISAGWQASALLSFTASLSAFRPGSYIRDTGPARQIHMVGAEAMLKL